The genomic window ACGGCCATAATAAACGTAAAATCGGATGCTGCACGATGGCTTAGACCTAAGAGAACGCCTCCGGAAATGGTAGAGCCGGATCGAGAAAAACCCGGCCACAAAGCAATACATTGGAATAAGCCGATCGCTAGTGCCTGCTTATATGTAATTTGGTCTACGCTTTCTACTTTTGGCTGAGCTGGTCTAAACCAATCAGCCACCAACATTAAAATCGCCCCTACGACTAATCCGATGAGCACTGTATTTATAGAAAATAAATGTTCATCGATATAGTCTTCAAATAATAAACCAAGTATAGCTGCCGGCAATAGGCCAATTATTACTTGTTTCAATTCTAATTTATGCTCATGCTCTTGGTTTTCCGTTGGATCTTTCTTTAATCCAAGTAAACTCATAAACCGATCTTTAAATATAATGACAACGGCTAAGATGGAACCTAATTGAATCACCACTTTAAATGTATTTGCCACTTCTGGTGAAAATAATTCTTTAGATTTAAACATGATGTCATCCACGATAATCATGTGACCAGTTGATGATACAGGTGCAAATTCTGTTAGTCCTTCAACGATTCCTAAGATAATGGCGACAAAAATTTCCCACAAATTCATTTTTTCTCCTTTACAGACAGCCAAATAAGATGTATAAATCTCGGATTGCTGTTTTCTCTTTTTCTCTCAAATAAACGTAACCGTAAAATAGTTCCCACCTATTAACCTAGATGACACTTTGAGATAATCTCTTCAAATCAATATTTGAGGAGGTTTTTTGATGTCTCGAGCAGAATTGCGAAAAGAATGGGAACTTCGGATCGCTGAGTTTAGGGCAAGTGGACAAACCCAATCCAAATGGTGTGCTAACAATAATGTGAAGCTCCATCAATTAAAATATTGGCTTAAGAAAATTGAAAACACAAATCGGATCTCAGCACCATCACCTAAATGGGTCTCGGTCACAATGGATGAACAATATGCCGAATCAAAAGACACTTCATTATCCTTACAGATTAAAATAGGTCAAGCATC from Bacillus methanolicus includes these protein-coding regions:
- the tnpA gene encoding IS66 family insertion sequence element accessory protein TnpA codes for the protein MSRAELRKEWELRIAEFRASGQTQSKWCANNNVKLHQLKYWLKKIENTNRISAPSPKWVSVTMDEQYAESKDTSLSLQIKIGQASIEVKPGFDPSFLAEVVRTLRSLC
- a CDS encoding undecaprenyl-diphosphate phosphatase, with the protein product MNLWEIFVAIILGIVEGLTEFAPVSSTGHMIIVDDIMFKSKELFSPEVANTFKVVIQLGSILAVVIIFKDRFMSLLGLKKDPTENQEHEHKLELKQVIIGLLPAAILGLLFEDYIDEHLFSINTVLIGLVVGAILMLVADWFRPAQPKVESVDQITYKQALAIGLFQCIALWPGFSRSGSTISGGVLLGLSHRAASDFTFIMAVPVMLGASGLSLIKNWQYFTLDAVPFFIAGFISAFVFALISIRFFLKLINKVKLVPFAIYRIILASAIYLVIM